In one window of Halalkalicoccus subterraneus DNA:
- a CDS encoding aminotransferase class V-fold PLP-dependent enzyme, with product MQESAPLDVERVREDFPILEREFDGNRLVYLDNAATTQTPNQVIDAISKYYRETNANVHRGIHHLSQEASVRYEEAHDTLAEFVGASGGREEMVFTKNTTEAENLVAYAWGLNELDEDDEVVLTEMEHHASLVTWQQIAKKTGATVRYIGITEEGELDMDHARELIGPDTRMVSVVHVSNALGTINPVSELADLAHEQDALIFVDGAQAVPNRPVDVETIDADFYAFSGHKMAGPTGIGCLYGKEEILEAMEPFLYGGEMIRKVEFEDSTWNDLPWKYEAGTPLIAQGIALERAVEYLEGIGMDRIRAHEEWLTEYALERLAEFDDIEVYGPSDPTERGGLVGFNLDGVHAHDLASIMNDHAVAIRAGDHCTQPLHDVLGTAASARASFYLYNTREEIDRLVEAVDDARQLFA from the coding sequence ATTCAGGAATCCGCGCCGCTCGACGTCGAGCGCGTCCGAGAGGACTTCCCGATCCTCGAACGCGAGTTCGACGGCAACCGGCTGGTGTACCTCGACAACGCCGCCACCACGCAGACGCCGAACCAGGTGATCGACGCGATCAGCAAGTACTACCGAGAGACGAACGCAAACGTCCACCGCGGAATCCATCACCTCAGCCAGGAGGCCTCTGTTCGCTACGAGGAGGCCCACGACACCCTCGCTGAGTTCGTCGGTGCCTCGGGCGGGCGTGAGGAGATGGTCTTTACGAAAAACACTACCGAAGCCGAGAACCTCGTCGCCTACGCGTGGGGGCTCAATGAACTGGACGAGGACGACGAGGTCGTCCTCACGGAGATGGAGCACCACGCATCGCTCGTGACATGGCAACAGATCGCGAAGAAGACGGGTGCGACGGTCCGCTATATCGGGATCACCGAGGAGGGCGAACTCGACATGGACCACGCCCGCGAGCTGATCGGTCCGGACACACGGATGGTCTCCGTGGTGCACGTCTCGAACGCGCTCGGGACGATCAACCCCGTGAGCGAACTCGCCGATCTCGCCCACGAGCAGGACGCGCTGATCTTCGTCGACGGCGCACAGGCCGTCCCGAACCGCCCGGTGGACGTCGAGACGATCGACGCCGACTTCTATGCTTTCTCGGGCCACAAGATGGCCGGCCCTACCGGAATCGGCTGTCTGTACGGGAAAGAAGAGATTCTGGAGGCGATGGAGCCGTTCCTCTATGGCGGCGAGATGATCCGGAAGGTGGAGTTCGAGGACTCGACGTGGAACGATCTCCCCTGGAAGTACGAGGCGGGTACACCTCTGATCGCCCAGGGGATCGCCCTCGAACGGGCGGTGGAGTACCTCGAAGGGATCGGCATGGATCGGATCCGCGCCCACGAGGAGTGGCTCACCGAGTACGCCTTGGAGCGACTCGCGGAGTTCGACGACATCGAGGTCTACGGACCATCTGATCCGACGGAGCGTGGCGGACTAGTCGGATTCAACCTCGACGGGGTCCACGCTCACGACCTGGCCTCGATCATGAACGACCACGCGGTCGCGATCCGGGCGGGCGACCACTGTACCCAGCCGCTGCATGACGTGCTGGGCACAGCGGCCTCCGCGCGGGCCTCCTTTTATCTCTACAACACCCGCGAGGAGATCGATAGACTGGTCGAGGCGGTCGACGACGCGCGCCAACTGTTCGCGTAA
- a CDS encoding TatD family hydrolase, translating into MASFANRPLGSAPTGDAPNPLDIPWIDIHQHTQSLTWNDREKFDLSGARAAVMIAAGYYWAPYRPVSADDVRFLWDDALRRAACFDHRHFYDQYVAVGVHTWAGVEGAEELLAALPGYCEDERVIAIGETGIESTHHTAAWGLDDQRDVVREQMHIARETGLPILVHTPGSSKGGLPAQYSHSYEEANESFTEPLLDPEHAKHEAVEIDLELADEVGLPDEQVVIDHASPEVVPLVLETTDCYLSFSVSAPWLRGFDPADVARAIEEYGADRIVLDTDLIGAMEHDAFAMKRTIMDLCRLGVDREAIGKVVYGNPKAILGIE; encoded by the coding sequence ATGGCTTCGTTCGCGAACCGGCCGCTCGGCTCTGCACCGACCGGGGACGCCCCGAACCCGCTCGACATCCCCTGGATCGATATCCACCAGCACACCCAGTCGTTGACGTGGAACGACAGGGAGAAATTCGATCTCAGCGGCGCCCGCGCGGCCGTGATGATCGCCGCGGGTTACTACTGGGCACCGTATCGGCCCGTCTCGGCTGACGACGTGCGCTTCCTCTGGGACGACGCCCTCCGGCGCGCGGCCTGTTTCGACCACCGACACTTCTACGACCAGTACGTCGCCGTCGGCGTCCACACGTGGGCTGGCGTCGAAGGAGCAGAGGAACTGCTCGCGGCCCTGCCCGGGTACTGCGAGGACGAACGGGTAATCGCCATCGGGGAGACGGGGATCGAGTCGACCCATCACACCGCCGCCTGGGGGCTCGACGACCAGCGCGACGTCGTGCGCGAACAGATGCATATCGCCCGCGAGACGGGGCTTCCGATCCTGGTTCACACGCCCGGATCGAGCAAGGGCGGTTTGCCCGCACAGTACAGCCACAGCTACGAGGAGGCGAACGAGAGCTTCACCGAGCCGCTATTGGACCCGGAACACGCGAAACACGAAGCCGTCGAGATCGACCTCGAACTCGCCGACGAGGTAGGACTCCCCGACGAACAGGTGGTGATCGACCACGCGAGCCCGGAGGTCGTCCCGCTCGTCCTCGAAACCACTGACTGCTATCTGAGCTTCAGCGTCAGCGCGCCGTGGCTGCGCGGGTTCGATCCTGCGGACGTCGCGAGGGCGATCGAGGAGTACGGTGCCGACAGGATCGTCCTCGACACCGACCTCATCGGCGCGATGGAACACGACGCCTTCGCGATGAAGCGCACGATCATGGACCTGTGTCGCCTCGGTGTCGACCGCGAGGCGATCGGGAAAGTCGTCTACGGGAACCCGAAAGCGATCCTCGGGATCGAGTGA
- a CDS encoding DUF424 domain-containing protein: protein MILTERETPKGLLVSVCDRGLIGETFENGKFSITVTEEFYGGEEAGESEVVNSLARASVANLVGERSVSLAIEQGHVEETNVLDIDGTLHAQFLRM, encoded by the coding sequence ATGATCCTCACCGAGCGTGAGACACCGAAGGGGTTGCTGGTCTCGGTCTGCGATCGGGGGCTTATCGGCGAGACCTTCGAGAACGGGAAGTTCTCAATCACCGTCACCGAGGAGTTCTACGGCGGCGAGGAGGCCGGCGAGTCGGAGGTCGTGAACAGCCTCGCGCGCGCAAGCGTGGCGAACCTCGTCGGCGAGCGATCGGTCTCGCTCGCGATCGAGCAGGGCCACGTCGAGGAGACGAACGTCCTCGACATCGACGGCACGCTTCACGCGCAGTTCTTGCGGATGTGA
- a CDS encoding tetratricopeptide repeat protein, whose product MTDSEDDHHFSEGQGFNETYEEFDLDPPELRVDTDKVDPVDSRVLTDLLDEHNVNQEAIDVESLIDVGLNYMEINRHEQATTTFERAARFAEEDSLLEQEAWTNKGVAHAQMEEYDEAIGAYQEALRIAERSEHAAVAETNLAYALWETGKTEQALEHAERAVEIDNRFAQAWYNRGFFLLERGLAEEAVNCFDNAMRLGLRSADLLEEKARAHEELGEDEQAEDLADEAEELRADAEQQLVEK is encoded by the coding sequence ATGACCGATTCAGAGGACGACCACCACTTTTCCGAGGGGCAGGGCTTCAACGAGACCTACGAGGAGTTCGATCTCGACCCGCCGGAGCTACGGGTCGACACCGACAAGGTCGACCCCGTCGACTCACGGGTGCTCACCGACCTGCTCGACGAGCACAACGTCAATCAGGAGGCCATCGACGTCGAGTCGCTGATCGACGTGGGGCTGAACTACATGGAGATCAACCGCCACGAGCAGGCGACGACGACCTTCGAGCGCGCGGCTCGGTTCGCCGAGGAGGACTCGCTGCTCGAACAGGAAGCCTGGACGAACAAGGGCGTCGCCCACGCCCAGATGGAGGAGTACGACGAGGCGATCGGCGCCTACCAGGAGGCCCTGCGGATCGCCGAGCGCTCGGAACACGCCGCGGTCGCCGAGACCAATCTGGCCTATGCGCTCTGGGAGACCGGGAAAACCGAGCAGGCGCTCGAACACGCCGAGCGAGCAGTAGAAATCGACAACCGCTTCGCGCAGGCGTGGTACAACCGCGGCTTCTTCCTGCTCGAACGCGGCCTCGCCGAGGAGGCGGTCAACTGCTTCGACAACGCGATGCGACTGGGCCTCAGGAGCGCCGATCTCCTGGAGGAGAAAGCCCGTGCCCACGAGGAGCTCGGCGAGGACGAACAGGCCGAGGATCTCGCCGACGAGGCCGAAGAGCTGCGCGCCGACGCCGAACAGCAGCTCGTGGAGAAATGA
- the thpR gene encoding RNA 2',3'-cyclic phosphodiesterase, translating into MRLFVSIDLPDEFADRIASLQEEFADAGGLRFTDPEQTHVTLKFLGETDEDRIAELETALETAVADTGIEPFEAEYGGLGVFPSSEYISVVWLGVRAGSEAMARLHESIEREMVAVGFDPEDHDFTPHVTIARMNHAGGKALVQRLVRERDPTIGRTNVEEISLTESEPASDGPAHSTVSTVSLD; encoded by the coding sequence ATGCGCCTGTTCGTCAGCATCGACCTCCCCGACGAGTTTGCCGACCGAATCGCGTCCCTCCAGGAGGAGTTCGCCGACGCGGGGGGACTTCGATTCACCGACCCCGAACAGACCCATGTGACGCTGAAGTTCCTCGGCGAGACCGACGAGGACCGAATCGCGGAGCTCGAAACTGCTCTCGAAACCGCCGTCGCCGATACCGGAATCGAACCCTTCGAGGCCGAATACGGCGGGCTGGGTGTTTTTCCCTCGTCCGAGTACATCAGCGTCGTCTGGCTCGGAGTACGCGCGGGAAGCGAGGCAATGGCACGGCTCCACGAGTCGATCGAACGCGAAATGGTCGCCGTCGGGTTCGATCCCGAGGACCATGATTTTACGCCCCATGTGACCATCGCGCGGATGAATCACGCCGGCGGCAAGGCGCTGGTCCAGCGACTCGTCCGCGAGCGCGACCCGACCATCGGACGGACGAACGTCGAGGAAATATCGCTCACGGAGAGCGAACCCGCTTCCGACGGCCCCGCCCACTCGACCGTCTCCACCGTTTCGCTCGATTGA
- a CDS encoding DUF7563 family protein gives MVRCNRCDGYVSRDYARVFGDNHDQVSECPNCPISWQEEEADRSEESDRKLTFRMSEFELDESSEPDESSEERESVDSETTRANGPFGRVGRAVSGLF, from the coding sequence ATGGTCCGATGCAACCGCTGTGATGGCTACGTCTCGCGCGACTATGCCCGTGTGTTCGGCGACAACCACGATCAGGTTTCCGAGTGTCCGAACTGCCCCATAAGCTGGCAGGAAGAGGAGGCCGACCGGTCCGAGGAATCAGATCGCAAACTGACGTTCAGGATGAGCGAGTTCGAACTCGACGAATCAAGCGAGCCGGACGAATCGAGTGAGGAACGCGAGTCGGTCGATTCGGAAACCACGCGCGCCAATGGTCCGTTCGGCCGGGTCGGGCGGGCTGTCTCGGGGCTGTTCTGA
- a CDS encoding 50S ribosomal protein L39e yields MGKKSKAKKKRLAKLDRQNTRIPSWVMLKTDRDVTRNPKRRNWRRSDTDE; encoded by the coding sequence ATGGGCAAGAAATCGAAGGCCAAGAAGAAGCGGCTGGCGAAGCTCGACCGCCAGAACACGCGCATCCCGTCGTGGGTGATGCTCAAGACCGACCGCGACGTGACGCGAAACCCCAAGCGGCGAAACTGGCGCCGTAGCGACACCGACGAATAA
- a CDS encoding 50S ribosomal protein L31e — translation MSASDFEERVVTVPLRDAKAQASHERAGKAMTIVREHLAKHFKVEEDAVRLDPSINEAVWEQGRRKPPSKLRVRAARFTEDGEALVEAELAR, via the coding sequence ATGAGCGCAAGCGACTTCGAGGAACGCGTGGTAACGGTCCCGCTGCGGGACGCGAAAGCCCAGGCCAGCCACGAGCGCGCGGGCAAGGCGATGACGATCGTCCGCGAGCACCTCGCGAAGCATTTCAAGGTCGAGGAAGACGCCGTGCGGCTCGACCCCTCGATCAACGAGGCCGTCTGGGAGCAGGGTCGGCGCAAGCCCCCGAGCAAACTCCGCGTGCGGGCGGCCCGCTTCACCGAGGACGGCGAGGCGCTCGTCGAGGCCGAACTCGCACGATAG